TGCAATTTTTGTTGAAATACAACATCTAGCTTGCAGATTTAAACTGTATGGAGCCTGCCTCTGTTGTCGTGTATTTATGCTTGTGGGGTAGTCGAGTTTGAGGAGATGGATCacaaaagaaaggaagaaaatattttagtttattttttttcttactcaGGCGTGTCACTGCAGTTATAGATGGAGCTCTACATATCTGGAAAATAGATGAAAACTTAAAGATCTACAGTAAAGATTTTATTCATACAACATATTTAGTTGTGGAGATGAGAAACACGTTTCCTGCCTTGATCTTTTTTCAGGGTCAAGCACCACTACCTGCTGTCTGCTTTGTTGTTCGGGGTGATGATAAATCTGTTTTTTTGATGTCATCAAGTCCTGCATTTTATAGGAGAAAATGAACGAAAGATTTATTAACTGATGGATCACGGGAAGTTTTCCCACCCCTTTTTCTAGATGTTAGAATTATTCTCCATTGGCAATGGTGTGCTAAGTTGCTTAGATGCAGCAGCATCCTTTTGTgtcatttttatttcttcttgtAATTAAGGAAGTATTTTCATCATTAACTCTGCAATGTTTGGTTGTTTAAAGAACCATCATATCTTGGTGAACTGTAGTTATTAACATTACTGTTGTAGGTGTTGGCATGAATGGCCTTGCCCCTGTGAATAAAGAGAGTTCGAGAACAGGCTGGACTCTTCCTATGGATCAGTACCTTGTGAAACTTATGATTGACCAAGTGAGAAAAGGCTGTAGGATAAATGGTACTTTCAAGAAGCAAGCATGGGAAGATATGATCACTCCTTTTAATGCTGAATTTGGCTATCAACATAGGAAGAGTTTCTTGAAACATCGTTATAGGAAATTGAAGACATACTATATTGATTTAAGGAATCTACTTGAAGGCAGAGGCTTTTCCTGGGATGAGAAACAACAAATGGTGGTAGCTGATGACGGTGTGTGGGATGATTATATCAAGGTATATAGTTGTTTTTAACTTTGTTCTCATAGatcaattaatatcatattttatATCTATTACTGCCACAATATAGGCAAATCCAGATGCCCATGTATACAGGAAAAGGACGTTGCTAAACTTTCTAGATTTGTGTCTGATCTACGATGATACAATGAGCAATGGGCATTGTGACCATATGCAACAATTGGAGCGTTTTGAATGTGCACCTGAGGATAGTGGTAATGCATAATGCCCAGTTGAAACTCAATTATTCTTCAAAAGTAGTAATTTAAACCATGCAAGTCTTATTTTAAAAGTGCTTTAAATCAGAGCCagaaaaaaatgaatttgattTCTTGTTTGGGCAACATGTCTTGGACACTTGGACCTGTGTTGAACACATGTCAAATACTTGTTAACACAATAGAGATGTGTTAGACCCTAGTTGTACAAGGTGAATGTGGGTTCTACCGCTGTTAGAGGTGCGTTGAACATTTATTAAGCAAACTAAATAGAtacacaataataataatatcggACAAAAACAATCAATTTCAAGAAGGGAATGCATAAAATtcttccttttaggatataagTTTGTATTCATATTGACTTTAAATTTTCTTCTTGTATAAAAGTGAAgaatgtatttatatatattttttaaaatgtatattttaataattgtttcttataaaaaatgTATATTATGTCAAACATGTCATTCCCGTGGACCATGCCCATGTCTTAGatttaagaaaaaaaggatGTTCTACAATGTCTTTATCGTGTCATAGTCACAATATGTATTTGTATCTGTGTTTCTTAACTACACACTAATCTtatatatttatgatatttatttcttttaaagaagaaacatttcattgaataaatgaaatagAGGGGAGACCCCTTGATATGAAATAGAGGGGAGCCCCATAGCACCTATAGGTGATCGTAAAAGAGATTTTTAATTGGAAGACATATTTATAATAGCTGTTATTCTCTCTAAATACTAAAAACAATGTTTATCTGTGATATCTGTTGCTGGAATGCATTCAATGCAATATTATTGACAGTAGGACCATAACTTCTTGTTTTATGGCatctttaaatttgttttcCTCTAAAATTGGAAATGTCCTActtgtagaagaagaagaaatccaATGTCATGCTGATAGATATTCTTCAAGCATGCAATGGTCTTTTGAAATGGATGGTTATTTTATGGATCTCATGCTGGAGGCTGTGGGTAAagtgaagaaatttgattaCAATGATGATCTTATGTGGACTAGCATGATTTCCTCGTTCAAGGAAAGATTTGGACTGGTATTTAACCAAGATTCTTTTAGGAGGCATTTCAAAAGTTTGGAGAAGAAATACTATGATTTGAAAAATATTCTCAAACAGAGAGGATTTTGGTGGGATGAAAGACGGCATTTAGTAATTGCATACGGTGACACTTGGGCTGCATATATTAAGGTGAGTTTTTTCCTTTCTGCCTCTAGTCCATCAATTCCAATTAATACTGTCTAACCCTTATAAACGTAGGAACACCCACATGCAAAATCTTACAGAACTGGTCCAATACCTAGCTATAATGATCTGTGCTTGATTTATGGAAATTTAGTACCTGATAGTAGGCCGGGGCCGAAACATTTAGACCAAGAAATTGCCAGTGACGGGAAGGGTGAGTTCTTTCCTTTTTCATAAATGCTTCTGAAAGGGATCTATTCAAACTGATATTTATGTAGGCGTGTAGCCCCAACCACACACAGACATGACACatgagaaaaataaagaaagaatcTCAAGCAATAAAATGAAATTGATGATACTGCAGCATTTGTAAAATGAATTGTATCAGTTGTATTAGggattttgttaaaatatagAATTTGATCTTGTTAACTGAGGACTTCCCCTTACATAttatttgttttcaatttttaaagATGCCAAAACTAGCCATACCTATCGCTGGAGCTCTGATTGGACACCACAAATGGACAGATGCCTTATTGATCTAATGTTATATCAAGTTCGCACTGGAAATATGGTTGAccaaaaatttaataaacaagCTTGGGATGATATGGTTTCCAAGTTCAATGCAGAGTTTGGGCCTCAGCATGATGAAGATGTATTAAAAAGTAGATTTTTTAATCTTAGGAAAAGATTCCGTGATATGAAATTCCTACTTAATCAGGATGGCTTTGTCTGGGATGAATTACTACAGATGATAATTGCAGAAGATGACCTCTGGGACGCATACATTGAGGTACTTGtttcattaaaaatttgaagTTCGCTAAAGTTTTCTTCTTGAAGTAGGCTTATACCTAGATTTTGCAGGAATATCCAGATGCAAGATTTTACAAGAGCAGGGCTCTTCCAAATTTTAATGATTTGTTCTTGATATTTGGAAAGGACAATACTTCAAATCACCAACATTATTTATTTAACTCTGTGGATGCTGACGACAGTTACCCAGAAGTAAATATTGGTCTCTCTCTTTCCAGCTTACTTTCTGTTCAAAAAATACTTGAATAATTTCTATTATCCAGTACTTCTCCTCAAGATACGTGCAGTTTTCAAACTTCGTCACTTGTGAATTCATGTTGCATAATTCACATTTTAGTTTATGAAAGCCAATTGCAGGTCGTCCCAAAAGTGTATGTTCGTTATTGCACTTGTTGGAGATTCAAATAGACCAATACTACgctatgattttatttttattaaacttTTGCAACCATCACATCATGTGATTAGTTTCACCCTTCTTGAGACAAAATGAGCTTAGTTAATTTCTCTCTTTAACGAAAACATATAATCTTTCTCTAGTCACTCAGTATGAATTGGTGATGTTTTCCCATCTAGTTTCTGTTCATTCAATTGCCTATTTAGGGAATTGAATGATTAGAATGTCTTAACTTTGATTATTTTGGGTCTCAAGTCTTGGAAACAACCTCTACAATTTTCATCCATTGCCATTGGGAAAGCAGCCTCTAATATTTTGTTCTTATTGTCTTGTTTTTCTCCAGTAAATGAAGTGGAGGAGCAATTCTTTTCTGATAATAGTGATGAGACAATAATTGAATGGACGAATGAGATGGATGATCATTATGTTAACCTCATGCTCGAGCAAGTACGTAGGGGGAACAAGACTGGATCTATGTTCACAGATCATGCTTGGGCCTGGATGGTGACCTCATTTAACAAGACATTTAAACTTACTTGTGACAGAAATTTCCTTGAAAGTCGATTCTTTACCTTGAAGAAAGAATATAAAGACGCTCAACATATGGTTGATCAGAAAAATATGTCACGTGCTAGAATTCACCAATCTACAGCAACCAATAATGAAGTCTCTGAAACTCACATTAAGGTTTGTGATAGTAATACTATTGAGGTAGATAGAAATGTTATTAGGGTATTAAGGGCATAATATTAGTAAGTCAAAAAAATTGTTACTGGGTGCTGGATTGTAAATAGATTATGAGAGAGGAGGAAGAGGAGGATTGTAAATTTAGAAGGGTAGGTTCTGAATGCTTAGGGAATAATTTTATTCCTTTATTCTTTTATCTTCGGAAACAAGTTTAGTTATTCGGTTCCTATCAGTGCCTGTTTATTTGCCTTGTCATGTATGATTGAATATTGGGGATAAGATAGGCGTTGTGGAAACTTAACAGCATATTTAAATGGGTTGTGTGACAATCTTACTTGAACAATATTTGTTCTATAGATTGTACAGCCGTGTTCTTGAGTTCTAAAATGGGTTGTGTGTTTCCCGACACTGAAAACACTTCGATATCAATGGCAGAAAGTAAATTGTGTTGTGGGTGCAGCAAACTCCCATTTCTCATAAACATGCCCAATtcaattaatttctttttctgcAGGAGCTTGCTAATGATAGTGAAAGAGGAGGCAGAAGCTTTGATAGGTATGAAGATTTGTGCATGATATATGAAGACCAGTTTGAAGATGAAAGATTAGGTAGTTCCAGTATGAATGTAAAGGTTGAAGATGGCACTCGGAAAATTTGTAGAAGCGATTTGTTTTCAGAATGTAAATCTCATGGAAGGGAATGTGAAGtatcttatcaaagaaagaggTTAAAATCTACCACTCCATCAATTTCTGTTGGCAACAAAAAGGTTAAGAGAATCAAGGACGAGATGCAGGAAATAGGTAGTAATAAGGCAAGTTTGATGAAAAATGTGGTAAATGTTGTAGATTACTCAATAGAAAATGTTGTTTCTGCACTCCAAAGTGTGCCAGACATGGATGATGAGTTATTTTTGGAAGCTTGTAAACTTTTAGAAGATGAAAGGAAGGCCAAGGTGTTTATTGCGATGGATGTCACGACACGAAAGAAGTGGTTATCAAAAAAATTCTGCCGATAGCGTCTCCTGTGGATTTTTGGTAAGCactgaaataaaaaatttatcctTGTAATCTAGATTATATAGGAATTTAGATTAAACTCTCTCAAAGCAAGGTTTTACCTGCTtgctatatatatgtattagaTTGGAAATATCTTTGTTTCAtgcttttgcaatcagttttaATTTCGTTtccatagtttaaaaaacttaGAACGTAGTCTATATGGTTTGATAAAAGTTCATAAATAATTTCTATAGTTTGATAAGATCCTCATAAGTAGTTTCTATCGATAGAGACTATTTATGAGAGCTTTACCGAACTATAGGAACTAAACTTAAATTTTCTCCAAATTATAGGAACCAAAGGTGCAATCTAACCAACTTTGCCGTTATCTTTTTAGTTTGTTAAACCGGTATTAGTTGTGTTTTACTAGGTTCTTGGTTTGGGTAGTTTAAATTTTATGAGGtatattagattttttttctaaatatcgAGCATGAAGGTCTTGTTTTTTGTTGTGTTAGATCCACGATACAGATTGAAGTTTTATTGTATGGTTTGCTCAATTTGTTAGAATCAATTGCATCTAAATCCATCGATGCTTATAGTTCTTTTATGGGGTATAAACACTGAAGTGGATGGGATGGAGAGGAAATGTAGGGATTTGCCCAATTTTGGTGAAAGCATGACTTGACCTTTAGCACACTTAATTGGTGAAAGCATGATGGTCATCGTTTCGAAACTTAGTGCAATAAGTGAATATCCTTTGACAGGTGCGAGGCTAACTATaacatttgaaattttgaatactTGTTTAGTGTCAGAGGGCGGTATGGTTGACTCATAACATTCTTCATTGGTTCCAAGAACTGTTGAGATTCTTACATACACTCAAACTTGGCTCAATTCTTACACACAAAATGTTTTAAGGAAGACTCAATGTATTGATTTTACTTTATTTGCTTGGCTATTATTGAGAATTGAGAAATTATAGAGACCTCTTTTGGGTTATTGTTATTATCATTTATTTATGCTAATTTTGTAGGATTCAAAATGATCAATGAGACTTGAATATGTTGGACTTCCTTCCTTCATTTTGTATTTGGATTTTGAATCTTTCATGTTTCTTTTAATACAATTTCCCTTCACTATCGATCTTTGATGATCGTATACTTTGCATCTCATTTTCCTGGTTTTCACATTATTTTAATCTCAAAatctaaaaaaggaaaaattctCTTCTTATCGTTATTTGTTTAAGATTATCGTCACTGCATGAatgatttttaatttatttatgcgATACATATTTCTTACTGCTAATTTGataatttttgaattaaatATTTGTACGTCAAAATGTGCATATAGTTCAACATATTTATATTCTCAACACCAACACAAATAGTGTTTGAAAGAAAcaatttttgtatatatatatatatatatatatatatgactaATTTGACATATTGGGAAATATGTATATTATATATTGAAGCCACCATGGTTGATGAAGTTAGAAAGAAGAAGCAAGTAATATATTGggcattttttttaattctttttccaAAAAGGTTGTAAGTTTTGAGGGTGAAATGTGTTACTATACACAAAGTGTAAAAACAACATAattctaaaaaacaaaaagttagGTTCAACAATGAATCTAAATCAACTTAAAATAAAtggatattattttttaaaatctgtGACATATGAACTGTCCTTGACGTATAGTTGATATATCTTAGTATGTCCTAAAATAATCGACACACTAGCTTGTGTGTCAGACACGTATCAATGTTTGATACTCACACTGTCTGTACTTTATAGaacaaaatcaattaattcaatCTCTGGTATTAGTCAACGAATATCATGTGTAGACTTTTAAACTCGATTTCTAATGAGAGTTTTTAAAAAATCGACACCGTCGATAGACGTATATACCTTTACTATTAATAATtggtttgataaaaaaaaaaaaaagagagagagagagagagagagaaacacAAAGGAATAGATTGGGCCAATACATTTACGGCCCAAAGATAAACCCTTCGCCGGCTAAAACCTCTCTTCCACCTCAACAATTCCCACTTTTCATGATCGGAGAAACTTGTCACACAGATTTTCAGATTTGGGatttaaaatgaatttcatTACCTTACGTTCACTCCAAACTCTGTATCGCACACCAAAGATTCGTCCATTTACTTCTCCGTAAGTATTTGTATGTGTAAATTTGTGTTCTTTGTGTTTGTTTTCTGGGAATTTAGAAAGTTTAGTGGGTGATAAGTGTGGAAAAATGGAAATCTGGGAATAGTTTATTTTTGGGTGATAAGGAAGCTCAGCTAGGAAATGACTGTTTTTTAGTATAAGGTGTTTATTCAATGATTGTTTAGCTGGTGGGGAAAAGTACAATTCTGCTGGAAGGCTGGAAATGAAATGTATCATTTACTTGAATGTAGATTATTTTCTTTACATACTCCTAATTGCTGTATGATTATTATTGGAATTTTTGTTCTTTATTCTCATTTTCTTCATTGACAAGggtattttctttattattatttttttatttagtgaGAATTGCGTATGTTTCAGCTTCTCATTTTGGTCTAACAGtgttattttgaaattgtttaatGCTCAGGATTGGAAGTTCAGCAAACTATTCATGTGGCATTACAAATGGTAactttgatgatttttttttttaaaaaaaagatatattttctTACCTCAGACTTAGTTGCAGAAATTTGCTTTAAATTGATATGGTTTTTGGTTGGTTCAGTTAGTCAATTGGGTATTCAGAAAACTTCTTCTTTCCTCAGTAACAGTCACTCTGCTTTTTCACTGGCTCGGGGACATAAAATGATCGTATGTTCTGCCGTGGTAGTTTCCCGATCTTATACCAGTTTGTTCCATTTTTTGTTTCAATGCACCAAGATTTATGTTAGTGATAAAATTTTTGTTAAtggtattctttttttttttttccggttcatcaaaattcttttttt
The sequence above is drawn from the Cucumis melo cultivar AY chromosome 2, USDA_Cmelo_AY_1.0, whole genome shotgun sequence genome and encodes:
- the LOC103492194 gene encoding L10-interacting MYB domain-containing protein-like isoform X2 — translated: MNGLAPVNKESSRTGWTLPMDQYLVKLMIDQVRKGCRINGTFKKQAWEDMITPFNAEFGYQHRKSFLKHRYRKLKTYYIDLRNLLEGRGFSWDEKQQMVVADDGVWDDYIKANPDAHVYRKRTLLNFLDLCLIYDDTMSNGHCDHMQQLERFECAPEDSEEEEIQCHADRYSSSMQWSFEMDGYFMDLMLEAVGKVKKFDYNDDLMWTSMISSFKERFGLVFNQDSFRRHFKSLEKKYYDLKNILKQRGFWWDERRHLVIAYGDTWAAYIKEHPHAKSYRTGPIPSYNDLCLIYGNLVPDSRPGPKHLDQEIASDGKDAKTSHTYRWSSDWTPQMDRCLIDLMLYQVRTGNMVDQKFNKQAWDDMVSKFNAEFGPQHDEDVLKSRFFNLRKRFRDMKFLLNQDGFVWDELLQMIIAEDDLWDAYIEEYPDARFYKSRALPNFNDLFLIFGKDNTSNHQHYLFNSVDADDSYPEVNIVNEVEEQFFSDNSDETIIEWTNEMDDHYVNLMLEQVRRGNKTGSMFTDHAWAWMVTSFNKTFKLTCDRNFLESRFFTLKKEYKDAQHMVDQKNMSRARIHQSTATNNEVSETHIKELANDSERGGRSFDRYEDLCMIYEDQFEDERLGSSSMNVKVEDGTRKICRSDLFSECKSHGRECEVSYQRKRLKSTTPSISVGNKKVKRIKDEMQEIGSNKASLMKNVVNVVDYSIENVVSALQSVPDMDDELFLEACKLLEDERKAKVFIAMDVTTRKKWLSKKFCR
- the LOC103492194 gene encoding uncharacterized protein LOC103492194 isoform X1, whose amino-acid sequence is MNNQTNISSDRLGTNWTPAMEQHFIDLMLNQVHRGNRMGHTFNKQAWNDMLMMFNAKFGSPYDINILKSRYTNLWKQFNDIRNLLDNEGFSWDNARQMVIAENNIWDSFIRAHPDIQSYRNRPLINFNNLCLIYAHTAADGRYSMSSHDLDFDDDIMGLCIGVGMNGLAPVNKESSRTGWTLPMDQYLVKLMIDQVRKGCRINGTFKKQAWEDMITPFNAEFGYQHRKSFLKHRYRKLKTYYIDLRNLLEGRGFSWDEKQQMVVADDGVWDDYIKANPDAHVYRKRTLLNFLDLCLIYDDTMSNGHCDHMQQLERFECAPEDSEEEEIQCHADRYSSSMQWSFEMDGYFMDLMLEAVGKVKKFDYNDDLMWTSMISSFKERFGLVFNQDSFRRHFKSLEKKYYDLKNILKQRGFWWDERRHLVIAYGDTWAAYIKEHPHAKSYRTGPIPSYNDLCLIYGNLVPDSRPGPKHLDQEIASDGKDAKTSHTYRWSSDWTPQMDRCLIDLMLYQVRTGNMVDQKFNKQAWDDMVSKFNAEFGPQHDEDVLKSRFFNLRKRFRDMKFLLNQDGFVWDELLQMIIAEDDLWDAYIEEYPDARFYKSRALPNFNDLFLIFGKDNTSNHQHYLFNSVDADDSYPEVNIVNEVEEQFFSDNSDETIIEWTNEMDDHYVNLMLEQVRRGNKTGSMFTDHAWAWMVTSFNKTFKLTCDRNFLESRFFTLKKEYKDAQHMVDQKNMSRARIHQSTATNNEVSETHIKELANDSERGGRSFDRYEDLCMIYEDQFEDERLGSSSMNVKVEDGTRKICRSDLFSECKSHGRECEVSYQRKRLKSTTPSISVGNKKVKRIKDEMQEIGSNKASLMKNVVNVVDYSIENVVSALQSVPDMDDELFLEACKLLEDERKAKVFIAMDVTTRKKWLSKKFCR